The following coding sequences lie in one Lawsonibacter asaccharolyticus genomic window:
- a CDS encoding sigma-70 family RNA polymerase sigma factor: MRLEREYQLLLYFRYWKDMSQEDVAKMLSLTQQAVSYRERYALQRLKDFVQNGEKKKF; this comes from the coding sequence ATGCGTCTGGAAAGAGAATACCAGCTGCTGCTTTATTTCCGCTACTGGAAAGACATGAGTCAGGAGGATGTAGCGAAAATGCTTTCTCTCACGCAGCAAGCAGTCAGTTATCGTGAGCGTTATGCCTTACAACGGCTGAAAGATTTTGTGCAAAACGGAGAAAAGAAAAAATTTTAG
- a CDS encoding sigma-70 family RNA polymerase sigma factor encodes MPRYNMYYPDYEKLYPGIEKRPDILRVLRASDRKMRYMEKGLKSERSVWDQKKQTIASLPSREISLEELMEDGRQQFSNGPTLDEQVQHQEEVYHLHQALCVWKENTSCCFISATGKT; translated from the coding sequence ATGCCGCGATACAACATGTACTACCCAGACTATGAGAAGCTCTACCCAGGCATTGAAAAACGTCCGGATATTTTGCGTGTACTGCGAGCAAGTGACCGCAAGATGCGCTATATGGAAAAGGGACTCAAATCGGAGCGTTCGGTGTGGGATCAAAAAAAACAAACCATTGCATCTTTACCCAGTCGGGAAATCTCCCTGGAGGAGCTCATGGAGGATGGACGGCAGCAATTTTCTAACGGCCCGACGCTGGACGAACAGGTGCAACATCAGGAGGAAGTATATCACTTGCATCAAGCCTTATGCGTCTGGAAAGAGAATACCAGCTGCTGCTTTATTTCCGCTACTGGAAAGACATGA
- a CDS encoding DNA ligase, with translation MEENGGAQAQEGVADMKTRISVQERLKDLRVEKGLKLEELAEQVGLSKSALGSYEITDEKNENKEINHGSLLKLADFYQVSVDYLLGLTDNRNYLDTPLAELHLTDEAVALLKSGRVNNRLLCEMMAHKDFVRLLADIEIYVDRVASMQVQSLNAYVDVVRQEIIDRYQPGEDDPHLRVLRAAHLDEDEYFSQLVSEDLCRVIQDIRAAHKGDSESAPVNTVAEELRRDIEETMNFKGSDLERQAMLYCKRLGINYSKLTETEFRQLIHILDKSSLLKTHGSKRKMRK, from the coding sequence ATGGAAGAAAACGGCGGTGCACAGGCGCAGGAAGGGGTGGCTGATATGAAAACCCGCATTTCCGTACAGGAACGGTTGAAGGATTTAAGGGTGGAGAAAGGCTTGAAGCTGGAAGAACTGGCGGAACAGGTAGGCCTTTCAAAATCTGCCCTCGGCAGCTATGAGATTACCGATGAAAAGAACGAGAACAAGGAGATCAACCACGGCAGCCTGTTGAAGCTGGCCGACTTCTATCAGGTGTCCGTGGACTACCTGCTGGGCCTGACCGACAACCGAAACTATCTGGACACGCCGCTGGCGGAGCTGCACCTGACCGATGAAGCGGTGGCCCTCCTGAAAAGCGGGCGGGTCAATAACCGGCTGCTGTGCGAGATGATGGCGCATAAAGATTTTGTCCGACTGCTGGCGGATATTGAGATTTATGTGGACAGGGTAGCCAGTATGCAGGTGCAGAGCCTCAACGCCTATGTGGATGTGGTGCGGCAGGAAATCATAGACCGCTACCAGCCGGGAGAGGACGATCCCCACCTCCGCGTCCTGCGCGCCGCCCATCTGGACGAGGACGAGTATTTCAGCCAGCTTGTCAGCGAGGATCTGTGCCGGGTCATTCAGGACATCCGTGCCGCCCATAAAGGGGACAGCGAGAGTGCGCCGGTCAACACGGTAGCCGAGGAACTGCGGCGGGACATTGAGGAAACCATGAACTTCAAGGGCAGCGACTTGGAGCGGCAGGCGATGTTGTACTGCAAGCGGCTGGGGATCAATTACAGCAAGCTGACGGAAACAGAGTTCCGGCAGCTTATCCACATTCTGGACAAATCCTCCCTGCTCAAAACACATGGCTCAAAGCGGAAAATGCGCAAATAA